One stretch of Zingiber officinale cultivar Zhangliang chromosome 6B, Zo_v1.1, whole genome shotgun sequence DNA includes these proteins:
- the LOC121992793 gene encoding transcription factor MYB41-like, producing MGRSPCCKETKTDVKKGPWTPEEDRKLIEYVQLHGHRSWRSLPENAGLNRCGKSCRLRWNNYLRPGIKRGQFSDEEERQIVHLHSLLGNKWSKISSFLPGRTDNEIKNHWNTRLKKKLLRMGIDPVTHDQLPSLANLNALLMQAANLQMLQNLVQLMSTPNKVPLLPEPCSGINPHLIDLLPLNSLLEELLVTSPLDPIVSSYDMPISCSDTHQMVPEGNLEGTECLQRDSVAAAPWQGLNLAEQEFSWKDILDQINSPNED from the exons ATGGGGAGGTCCCCTTGCTGCAAAGAGACAAAGACTGACGTAAAGAAGGGGCCATGGACGCCGGAGGAGGACAGGAAGCTCATCGAATACGTTCAACTCCACGGCCACCGGAGCTGGAGGAGCCTACCAGAGAATGCCGGCCTCAACCGGTGCGGGAAGAGCTGCCGGCTCCGGTGGAATAACTACCTCCGGCCCGGCATCAAGAGGGGCCAGTTCTCTGATGAAGAAGAACGCCAGATCGTTCACCTCCATTCACTCCTCGGAAACAA GTGGTCGAAGATCTCGTCGTTCCTGCCTGGACGCACTGACAATGAGATCAAGAACCACTGGAACACACGCCTGAAGAAGAAGCTCCTCAGAATGGGCATCGACCCTGTCACCCACGATCAGCTCCCTTCCCTAGCAAACTTAAACGCCCTCCTCATGCAAGCCGCCAATTTGCAGATGCTGCAAAACCTTGTTCAACTCATGAGTACTCCTAATAAAGTTCCTCTTCTCCCAGAGCCTTGTTCAGGCATTAATCCCCATCTCATTGATCTCCTCCCACTCAATTCTCTGCTTGAAGAATTACTCGTAACGAGTCCCCTCGATCCAATTGTCAGTTCTTATGACATGCCAATTAGTTGTTCAGATACTCATCAGATGGTGCCGGAGGGTAACCTTGAGGGCACCGAGTGCTTGCAGAGGGATTCAGTTGCAGCAGCTCCGTGGCAAGGCCTAAATCTAGCAGAGCAAGAGTTTTCCTGGAAAGATATTTTAGA CCAAATCAACTCTCCGAATGAAGATTGA
- the LOC121992792 gene encoding uncharacterized protein LOC121992792 isoform X1, producing MALPISSLSYRTVPLTDTNPLLGRIGSAWRIHLPPGKNRSDRRRMLSVTAALITEPDAFEVGRFVGSYGFMNITSYSSFQGGFPNANSYEVPGYFPQDIDRLRVQDIGEGQVKIRLYEGRIIQGPLSGTRIIFKVYPGRRTGGVEADIMATNELSTYVFLQNNPDHICPNLQLLLGGFETKTGEQWLAFRNDGKYSAADYCMRTSQKSSEENARGKFFGNPFNKEEKINQRRFFIIKLLNGAINGLAYLHNHDRLHQSLGPSSVVLNTIMEKNVAYLVPRLRDLSFAVDIRYSSLGAPESVLSEGLWRRASAAGAFTPLERRAYGIADDIYEAGLLFAYLAFVPFCEAGIIDSISLQRLFENMFQLDVLAAREYCSADDRLLEAVKFLDLGDGAGWELLQVDSITSLDLGRNTHAPEDIDFKIIQVYILFNLLPQIDVIH from the exons ATGGCGCTGCCGATTTCGTCGCTGAGTTATCGCACGGTCCCTCTGACGGACACGAATCCCTTGCTTGGCCGTATTGGATCCGCTTGGAGAATtcatcttcctcctgggaagaatCGCAGCGATCGGAGGCGGATGCTTTCGGTCACTGCCGCTCTCATCACCGAGCCGGATGCTTTCGAGGTCGGGAGGTTCGTCGGAAGCTACGGATTCATGAACATCACCAG CTACTCTTCATTTCAAGGAGGGTTTCCTAATGCTAATTCATACGAAGTTCCTGGGTATTTCCCCCAAGACATCGATCGTCTGAGGGTTCAAGATATTGGCGAGGGTCAAGTGAAAATAAG GCTTTACGAGGGAAGAATAATTCAAGGTCCATTAAGTGGGACTCGAATTATTTTTAAG GTATATCCTGGACGACGAACTGGTGGTGTAGAAGCTGATATTATGGCTACTAATGAGCTAAGTACCTATGTTTTTCTCCAG AACAATCCGGATCACATTTGTCCTAATCTTCAGCTTTTGCTAGGTGGTTTTGAGACCAAAACTGGGGAGCAG TGGCTTGCTTTCAGAAATGATGGGAAATATAGTGCTGCTGATTACTGCATGCGTACGAGTCAAAAAAGTTCAGAGGAAAATGCCAGAGGGAAGTTTTTTGGGAATCCTTTCAATAAGGAGGAAAAGATTAACCAGAGAAGATTTTTTATAATCAAACTGCTAAACGGGGCTATCAATGGCCTGGCTTACCTGCACAATCACGATAGATTGCATCAGAGTCTTGGTCCTTCTTCTGTTGTCTTAAA CACCATCATGGAGAAGAATGTGGCATATTTGGTGCCAAGGCTCCGTGACTTGTCCTTTGCAGTTGATATTAG GTATTCATCTTTAGGAGCACCTGAGAGTGTGTTATCAGAAGGGCTATGGCGAAGAGCATCAGCGGCTGGGGCTTTTACTCCTTTGGAGAGACGAGCTTATGGAATAGCAGATGACAT ATATGAAGCAGGACTTCTTTTTGCATACTTGGCATTTGTTCCTTTTTGCGAGGCAGGGATTATTGATAGCATTTCCTTGCAA AGACTTTTCGAAAACATGTTCCAGCTTGACGTTCTTGCAGCAAGAGA GTACTGTTCTGCAGATGATCGATTATTAGAAGCTGTCAAGTTTCTAGATCTGGGAGATGGTGCTGGCTGGGAGTTACTTCAG GTTGACTCAATTACAAGTCTAGATCTTGGACGTAATACACATGCACCTGAAGATATAGACTTCAAAATTATTCAAGTCTATATCTTGTTTAACTTACTGCCCCAAATTGATGTCATTCATTAG
- the LOC121992792 gene encoding uncharacterized protein LOC121992792 isoform X2, protein MALPISSLSYRTVPLTDTNPLLGRIGSAWRIHLPPGKNRSDRRRMLSVTAALITEPDAFEVGRFVGSYGFMNITSYSSFQGGFPNANSYEVPGYFPQDIDRLRVQDIGEGQVKIRLYEGRIIQGPLSGTRIIFKVYPGRRTGGVEADIMATNELSTYVFLQNNPDHICPNLQLLLGGFETKTGEQWLAFRNDGKYSAADYCMRTSQKSSEENARGKFFGNPFNKEEKINQRRFFIIKLLNGAINGLAYLHNHDRLHQSLGPSSVVLNTIMEKNVAYLVPRLRDLSFAVDIRYSSLGAPESVLSEGLWRRASAAGAFTPLERRAYGIADDIYEAGLLFAYLAFVPFCEAGIIDSISLQRLFENMFQLDVLAAREYCSADDRLLEAVKFLDLGDGAGWELLQAMLNPDYRQRPIAEAVLNHRFMTAAVP, encoded by the exons ATGGCGCTGCCGATTTCGTCGCTGAGTTATCGCACGGTCCCTCTGACGGACACGAATCCCTTGCTTGGCCGTATTGGATCCGCTTGGAGAATtcatcttcctcctgggaagaatCGCAGCGATCGGAGGCGGATGCTTTCGGTCACTGCCGCTCTCATCACCGAGCCGGATGCTTTCGAGGTCGGGAGGTTCGTCGGAAGCTACGGATTCATGAACATCACCAG CTACTCTTCATTTCAAGGAGGGTTTCCTAATGCTAATTCATACGAAGTTCCTGGGTATTTCCCCCAAGACATCGATCGTCTGAGGGTTCAAGATATTGGCGAGGGTCAAGTGAAAATAAG GCTTTACGAGGGAAGAATAATTCAAGGTCCATTAAGTGGGACTCGAATTATTTTTAAG GTATATCCTGGACGACGAACTGGTGGTGTAGAAGCTGATATTATGGCTACTAATGAGCTAAGTACCTATGTTTTTCTCCAG AACAATCCGGATCACATTTGTCCTAATCTTCAGCTTTTGCTAGGTGGTTTTGAGACCAAAACTGGGGAGCAG TGGCTTGCTTTCAGAAATGATGGGAAATATAGTGCTGCTGATTACTGCATGCGTACGAGTCAAAAAAGTTCAGAGGAAAATGCCAGAGGGAAGTTTTTTGGGAATCCTTTCAATAAGGAGGAAAAGATTAACCAGAGAAGATTTTTTATAATCAAACTGCTAAACGGGGCTATCAATGGCCTGGCTTACCTGCACAATCACGATAGATTGCATCAGAGTCTTGGTCCTTCTTCTGTTGTCTTAAA CACCATCATGGAGAAGAATGTGGCATATTTGGTGCCAAGGCTCCGTGACTTGTCCTTTGCAGTTGATATTAG GTATTCATCTTTAGGAGCACCTGAGAGTGTGTTATCAGAAGGGCTATGGCGAAGAGCATCAGCGGCTGGGGCTTTTACTCCTTTGGAGAGACGAGCTTATGGAATAGCAGATGACAT ATATGAAGCAGGACTTCTTTTTGCATACTTGGCATTTGTTCCTTTTTGCGAGGCAGGGATTATTGATAGCATTTCCTTGCAA AGACTTTTCGAAAACATGTTCCAGCTTGACGTTCTTGCAGCAAGAGA GTACTGTTCTGCAGATGATCGATTATTAGAAGCTGTCAAGTTTCTAGATCTGGGAGATGGTGCTGGCTGGGAGTTACTTCAG GCAATGCTGAACCCTGATTACCGTCAACGTCCAATTGCAGAAGCAGTATTGAATCATCGGTTTATGACAGCTGCTGTCCCATGA
- the LOC121992792 gene encoding uncharacterized protein LOC121992792 isoform X3 translates to MALPISSLSYRTVPLTDTNPLLGRIGSAWRIHLPPGKNRSDRRRMLSVTAALITEPDAFEVGRFVGSYGFMNITSYSSFQGGFPNANSYEVPGYFPQDIDRLRVQDIGEGQVKIRLYEGRIIQGPLSGTRIIFKVYPGRRTGGVEADIMATNELSTYVFLQNNPDHICPNLQLLLGGFETKTGEQWLAFRNDGKYSAADYCMRTSQKSSEENARGKFFGNPFNKEEKINQRRFFIIKLLNGAINGLAYLHNHDRLHQSLGPSSVVLNTIMEKNVAYLVPRLRDLSFAVDIRYSSLGAPESVLSEGLWRRASAAGAFTPLERRAYGIADDIYEAGLLFAYLAFVPFCEAGIIDSISLQRLFENMFQLDVLAAREYCSADDRLLEAVKFLDLGDGAGWELLQKQY, encoded by the exons ATGGCGCTGCCGATTTCGTCGCTGAGTTATCGCACGGTCCCTCTGACGGACACGAATCCCTTGCTTGGCCGTATTGGATCCGCTTGGAGAATtcatcttcctcctgggaagaatCGCAGCGATCGGAGGCGGATGCTTTCGGTCACTGCCGCTCTCATCACCGAGCCGGATGCTTTCGAGGTCGGGAGGTTCGTCGGAAGCTACGGATTCATGAACATCACCAG CTACTCTTCATTTCAAGGAGGGTTTCCTAATGCTAATTCATACGAAGTTCCTGGGTATTTCCCCCAAGACATCGATCGTCTGAGGGTTCAAGATATTGGCGAGGGTCAAGTGAAAATAAG GCTTTACGAGGGAAGAATAATTCAAGGTCCATTAAGTGGGACTCGAATTATTTTTAAG GTATATCCTGGACGACGAACTGGTGGTGTAGAAGCTGATATTATGGCTACTAATGAGCTAAGTACCTATGTTTTTCTCCAG AACAATCCGGATCACATTTGTCCTAATCTTCAGCTTTTGCTAGGTGGTTTTGAGACCAAAACTGGGGAGCAG TGGCTTGCTTTCAGAAATGATGGGAAATATAGTGCTGCTGATTACTGCATGCGTACGAGTCAAAAAAGTTCAGAGGAAAATGCCAGAGGGAAGTTTTTTGGGAATCCTTTCAATAAGGAGGAAAAGATTAACCAGAGAAGATTTTTTATAATCAAACTGCTAAACGGGGCTATCAATGGCCTGGCTTACCTGCACAATCACGATAGATTGCATCAGAGTCTTGGTCCTTCTTCTGTTGTCTTAAA CACCATCATGGAGAAGAATGTGGCATATTTGGTGCCAAGGCTCCGTGACTTGTCCTTTGCAGTTGATATTAG GTATTCATCTTTAGGAGCACCTGAGAGTGTGTTATCAGAAGGGCTATGGCGAAGAGCATCAGCGGCTGGGGCTTTTACTCCTTTGGAGAGACGAGCTTATGGAATAGCAGATGACAT ATATGAAGCAGGACTTCTTTTTGCATACTTGGCATTTGTTCCTTTTTGCGAGGCAGGGATTATTGATAGCATTTCCTTGCAA AGACTTTTCGAAAACATGTTCCAGCTTGACGTTCTTGCAGCAAGAGA GTACTGTTCTGCAGATGATCGATTATTAGAAGCTGTCAAGTTTCTAGATCTGGGAGATGGTGCTGGCTGGGAGTTACTTCAG AAGCAGTATTGA
- the LOC121992794 gene encoding homeobox-leucine zipper protein ROC3-like isoform X1, translating to MISPLFLFLLRDLCSSGSFYIYKKKMYGDCQVLSSMIGGANVVVSPDSLIFSSPIQNPSGLGFMASMPPFHAFSSIMPEGMMGMSKEEEMESGSGSGPLDGGVLSCGEEHDDELMQQHPLLLPPPPQPPSQQPAAGKKKRYHRHTARQIQEMEALFKECPHPDEKQRMKLSQELGLKPRQVKFWFQNRRTQLKAQHDRADNVGLRAENESLKNENFRLQAAVRNVVCRNCGGPAILGEMSFDEQQLHIENARLKDELERLSCITSRYSGGRSPLGLAPAPLLLAPSLDLDMGVYSRHFNEPPPLEMIPVAAAPLSEDLQHSPFAGGLTVLDQDKPLLLDLAMTAADYLVRMCNAGEPLWVRKSNNVEVLDLEEHSKRLAWPMELKQHDGEFRTEASRDTAMVIMNSITLVDAFLDANKWMELFPSIVSKSRTVQVLSSGVAGGNGCLQLMHGELQFLSPLVAAREAYFFRYCQKNSEEGSWIMVDFPVDGFVEGVQTCFPWYRRRTSGCIIQDMPNGYSRVTWVEHAEVEDKPVHQVFRHFVSSGMAYGATRWASTLQRQCERLASLMARNISDLGAVIPSPEARKNMMKLSQRMVRTFCATVCATGAQSWTALSDSPDDTVRVTTRKNTEPGQPSGVILAAVSTTWLPFSHQQVFELLTDEQRRSQLDMLSSGNSSHEVAHIANGSHPRNCVSLLRVNAANNSAHSVELLLQESSTHPTGGSILVYATVDVDAVQVAMSGEDPSYIPLLPTGFVILPASDAAGCLFTVGTQVLASAVHSAKLNLSSVTAINNHLSNTVQQITSMLGGVATEQSPPAPTPEHSHA from the exons ATGAtctctcctcttttcctttttcttcttcgaGATTTATGCAGTTCGggttctttttatatatataaaaaaaaaatgtatggaGATTGTCAAGTTCTGTCGTCCATGATCGGAGGAGCCAACGTAGTGGTGTCGCCGGACTCGCTCATCTTCTCGTCGCCGATCCAAAACCCTAGCGGCCTCGGGTTCATGGCCAGCATGCCCCCATTTCACGCCTTCTCCTCCATCATGCcg GAGGGGATGATGGGAATgagcaaggaagaagagatgGAGAGCGGCTCCGGCAGCGGGCCGCTCGACGGCGGCGTGCTCAGTTGCGGAGAGGAGCATGACGACGAACTGATGCAGCAGCACCCCCTGCTGCTGCCGCCGCCGCCACAGCCGCCGTCCCAGCAGCCGGCGGCGGGGAAAAAAAAGCGCTACCACCGCCACACCGCCCGCCAGATCCAAGAAATGGAAGC GTTGTTTAAGGAATGCCCTCACCCGGATGAGAAGCAAAGGATGAAGCTGAGCCAGGAACTCGGACTCAAACCTCGCCAGGTCAAGTTTTGGTTCCAAAACCGCCGCACTCAATTGAAG GCACAACACGACCGTGCGGACAACGTGGGACTGAGGGCCGAGAACGAGAGCCTGAAGAATGAGAACTTCCGGTTGCAGGCGGCCGTTCGCAACGTCGTCTGCCGCAACTGCGGCGGGCCTGCCATTCTCGGCGAGATGTCCTTCGACGAGCAGCAGCTTCACATCGAGAACGCCCGCCTCAAGGATGAG CTCGAGCGCTTGTCCTGCATCACGTCCCGCTACTCCGGCGGCCGATCTCCGCTCGGCCTCGCGCCGGCTCCCTTGCTCCTCGCGCCGTCTCTGGACCTCGACATGGGCGTCTACTCGCGGCACTTCAACGAGCCGCCTCCGCTGGAGATGATCCCGGTGGCGGCTGCACCGCTCTCGGAGGACCTGCAGCACTCGCCGTTCGCCGGAGGCCTGACGGTGCTCGACCAGGACAAGCCGCTGCTGCTCGACCTCGCCATGACCGCGGCCGACTACCTCGTGAGGATGTGCAACGCCGGCGAGCCGCTGTGGGTCCGGAAGAGCAACAATGTGGAGGTGCTGGATTTGGAAGAGCACTCGAAGCGGCTGGCTTGGCCGATGGAGTTGAAGCAGCACGACGGAGAGTTCAGGACGGAGGCTTCGAGAGACACTGCGATGGTCATAATGAACAGCATCACTCTGGTGGATGCTTTCCTCGACGCA AACAAATGGATGGAGCTTTTCCCTTCGATCGTGTCAAAATCAAGAACAGTTCAGGTGTTGAGTTCCGGAGTAGCCGGTGGAAACGGCTGCCTGCAACTG ATGCACGGGGAGTTGCAGTTTTTGTCGCCCTTGGTGGCAGCAAGAGAAGCATATTTCTTCAGGTATTGCCAAAAGAACTCGGAGGAAGGGAGTTGGATAATGGTGGATTTCCCAGTAGATGGATTTGTCGAAGGGGTTCAAACATGCTTCCCTTGGTATAGAAGGAGGACCTCGGGCTGTATCATTCAAGACATGCCCAACGGCTATTCcaga GTGACGTGGGTAGAACACGCAGAGGTGGAGGATAAGCCAGTGCATCAAGTATTTCGTCACTTCGTCAGCAGTGGCATGGCTTACGGAGCGACTCGCTGGGCTTCTACTCTTCAAAGGCAATGCGAGCGCCTCGCCAGCCTCATGGCCAGAAACATATCAGACCTTGGAG CGGTGATCCCTTCGCCGGAGGCAAGGAAGAACATGATGAAGCTGTCGCAGAGAATGGTTAGAACATTCTGCGCCACCGTGTGCGCCACAGGGGCGCAGTCGTGGACGGCGCTCTCCGACTCGCCGGACGACACAGTTCGTGTGACGACGAGGAAGAACACCGAACCCGGGCAGCCTAGCGGCGTCATCCTCGCCGCCGTCTCCACCACTTGGCTCCCTTTCTCTCATCAGCAAGTCTTCGAGCTCCTAACCGACGAGCAACGGAGGTCGCAG TTGGACATGTTGTCGAGTGGGAATTCGTCGCACGAAGTTGCTCATATCGCCAACGGATCGCATCCCAGGAACTGCGTCTCTCTTCTTCGTGTCAAT GCTGCGAACAACTCGGCCCACAGCGTGGAGCTGCTGCTGCAGGAGAGCAGCACCCACCCCACCGGCGGTAGCATCCTCGTATACGCCACCGTCGACGTCGACGCCGTCCAGGTCGCCATGAGCGGCGAGGACCCTTCCTACATCCCCCTTCTCCCCACCGGATTCGTCATCCTCCCTGCCTCCGACGCCGCCGGCTGCCTCTTCACCGTCGGCACTCAGGTACTCGCCAGCGCCGTCCACTCCGCCAAACTCAACCTCTCCAGCGTCACCGCCATCAACAACCACCTTTCCAACACCGTGCAGCAGATCACTTCCATGCTCGGCGGCGTCGCCACCGAGCAATCTCCACCGGCACCTACGCCGGAGCATTCGCATGCTTGA
- the LOC121992794 gene encoding homeobox-leucine zipper protein ROC3-like isoform X2, which translates to MYGDCQVLSSMIGGANVVVSPDSLIFSSPIQNPSGLGFMASMPPFHAFSSIMPEGMMGMSKEEEMESGSGSGPLDGGVLSCGEEHDDELMQQHPLLLPPPPQPPSQQPAAGKKKRYHRHTARQIQEMEALFKECPHPDEKQRMKLSQELGLKPRQVKFWFQNRRTQLKAQHDRADNVGLRAENESLKNENFRLQAAVRNVVCRNCGGPAILGEMSFDEQQLHIENARLKDELERLSCITSRYSGGRSPLGLAPAPLLLAPSLDLDMGVYSRHFNEPPPLEMIPVAAAPLSEDLQHSPFAGGLTVLDQDKPLLLDLAMTAADYLVRMCNAGEPLWVRKSNNVEVLDLEEHSKRLAWPMELKQHDGEFRTEASRDTAMVIMNSITLVDAFLDANKWMELFPSIVSKSRTVQVLSSGVAGGNGCLQLMHGELQFLSPLVAAREAYFFRYCQKNSEEGSWIMVDFPVDGFVEGVQTCFPWYRRRTSGCIIQDMPNGYSRVTWVEHAEVEDKPVHQVFRHFVSSGMAYGATRWASTLQRQCERLASLMARNISDLGAVIPSPEARKNMMKLSQRMVRTFCATVCATGAQSWTALSDSPDDTVRVTTRKNTEPGQPSGVILAAVSTTWLPFSHQQVFELLTDEQRRSQLDMLSSGNSSHEVAHIANGSHPRNCVSLLRVNAANNSAHSVELLLQESSTHPTGGSILVYATVDVDAVQVAMSGEDPSYIPLLPTGFVILPASDAAGCLFTVGTQVLASAVHSAKLNLSSVTAINNHLSNTVQQITSMLGGVATEQSPPAPTPEHSHA; encoded by the exons atgtatggaGATTGTCAAGTTCTGTCGTCCATGATCGGAGGAGCCAACGTAGTGGTGTCGCCGGACTCGCTCATCTTCTCGTCGCCGATCCAAAACCCTAGCGGCCTCGGGTTCATGGCCAGCATGCCCCCATTTCACGCCTTCTCCTCCATCATGCcg GAGGGGATGATGGGAATgagcaaggaagaagagatgGAGAGCGGCTCCGGCAGCGGGCCGCTCGACGGCGGCGTGCTCAGTTGCGGAGAGGAGCATGACGACGAACTGATGCAGCAGCACCCCCTGCTGCTGCCGCCGCCGCCACAGCCGCCGTCCCAGCAGCCGGCGGCGGGGAAAAAAAAGCGCTACCACCGCCACACCGCCCGCCAGATCCAAGAAATGGAAGC GTTGTTTAAGGAATGCCCTCACCCGGATGAGAAGCAAAGGATGAAGCTGAGCCAGGAACTCGGACTCAAACCTCGCCAGGTCAAGTTTTGGTTCCAAAACCGCCGCACTCAATTGAAG GCACAACACGACCGTGCGGACAACGTGGGACTGAGGGCCGAGAACGAGAGCCTGAAGAATGAGAACTTCCGGTTGCAGGCGGCCGTTCGCAACGTCGTCTGCCGCAACTGCGGCGGGCCTGCCATTCTCGGCGAGATGTCCTTCGACGAGCAGCAGCTTCACATCGAGAACGCCCGCCTCAAGGATGAG CTCGAGCGCTTGTCCTGCATCACGTCCCGCTACTCCGGCGGCCGATCTCCGCTCGGCCTCGCGCCGGCTCCCTTGCTCCTCGCGCCGTCTCTGGACCTCGACATGGGCGTCTACTCGCGGCACTTCAACGAGCCGCCTCCGCTGGAGATGATCCCGGTGGCGGCTGCACCGCTCTCGGAGGACCTGCAGCACTCGCCGTTCGCCGGAGGCCTGACGGTGCTCGACCAGGACAAGCCGCTGCTGCTCGACCTCGCCATGACCGCGGCCGACTACCTCGTGAGGATGTGCAACGCCGGCGAGCCGCTGTGGGTCCGGAAGAGCAACAATGTGGAGGTGCTGGATTTGGAAGAGCACTCGAAGCGGCTGGCTTGGCCGATGGAGTTGAAGCAGCACGACGGAGAGTTCAGGACGGAGGCTTCGAGAGACACTGCGATGGTCATAATGAACAGCATCACTCTGGTGGATGCTTTCCTCGACGCA AACAAATGGATGGAGCTTTTCCCTTCGATCGTGTCAAAATCAAGAACAGTTCAGGTGTTGAGTTCCGGAGTAGCCGGTGGAAACGGCTGCCTGCAACTG ATGCACGGGGAGTTGCAGTTTTTGTCGCCCTTGGTGGCAGCAAGAGAAGCATATTTCTTCAGGTATTGCCAAAAGAACTCGGAGGAAGGGAGTTGGATAATGGTGGATTTCCCAGTAGATGGATTTGTCGAAGGGGTTCAAACATGCTTCCCTTGGTATAGAAGGAGGACCTCGGGCTGTATCATTCAAGACATGCCCAACGGCTATTCcaga GTGACGTGGGTAGAACACGCAGAGGTGGAGGATAAGCCAGTGCATCAAGTATTTCGTCACTTCGTCAGCAGTGGCATGGCTTACGGAGCGACTCGCTGGGCTTCTACTCTTCAAAGGCAATGCGAGCGCCTCGCCAGCCTCATGGCCAGAAACATATCAGACCTTGGAG CGGTGATCCCTTCGCCGGAGGCAAGGAAGAACATGATGAAGCTGTCGCAGAGAATGGTTAGAACATTCTGCGCCACCGTGTGCGCCACAGGGGCGCAGTCGTGGACGGCGCTCTCCGACTCGCCGGACGACACAGTTCGTGTGACGACGAGGAAGAACACCGAACCCGGGCAGCCTAGCGGCGTCATCCTCGCCGCCGTCTCCACCACTTGGCTCCCTTTCTCTCATCAGCAAGTCTTCGAGCTCCTAACCGACGAGCAACGGAGGTCGCAG TTGGACATGTTGTCGAGTGGGAATTCGTCGCACGAAGTTGCTCATATCGCCAACGGATCGCATCCCAGGAACTGCGTCTCTCTTCTTCGTGTCAAT GCTGCGAACAACTCGGCCCACAGCGTGGAGCTGCTGCTGCAGGAGAGCAGCACCCACCCCACCGGCGGTAGCATCCTCGTATACGCCACCGTCGACGTCGACGCCGTCCAGGTCGCCATGAGCGGCGAGGACCCTTCCTACATCCCCCTTCTCCCCACCGGATTCGTCATCCTCCCTGCCTCCGACGCCGCCGGCTGCCTCTTCACCGTCGGCACTCAGGTACTCGCCAGCGCCGTCCACTCCGCCAAACTCAACCTCTCCAGCGTCACCGCCATCAACAACCACCTTTCCAACACCGTGCAGCAGATCACTTCCATGCTCGGCGGCGTCGCCACCGAGCAATCTCCACCGGCACCTACGCCGGAGCATTCGCATGCTTGA